A part of Pararoseomonas sp. SCSIO 73927 genomic DNA contains:
- a CDS encoding S49 family peptidase, with translation MTSFPHLAQRLFNTPIAIHPQKAEVVMAALADRLGIASMFRGGELISLKPRAMEDEELGAPSDRRERRDRDQGYDLVGGIAVIHVTGTLVQKLGTLRPYSGMTGYDGIRAALLAALQDPDVKAIAFNIDSPGGEVAGCFDLVDVVYGLRGEKPMWAILDENAFSAAYALASACDRITVPRTGGTGSIGVIGMHVDMSQALGKAGITVTMIRYGEHKAEGNPYEPLSKDALGRMQADIDTMGELFIDTVARNRGLKASEVRATKAGTFLGPAGLRVGLADAVASPGAAFRALFNTL, from the coding sequence GTGACATCCTTCCCCCACCTGGCGCAGCGCCTCTTCAACACCCCGATCGCCATCCACCCGCAGAAGGCGGAGGTGGTGATGGCGGCCCTGGCGGACCGGCTCGGCATCGCCAGCATGTTCCGCGGCGGCGAGCTGATCTCGCTCAAGCCGCGGGCCATGGAGGACGAGGAGCTCGGCGCGCCATCCGATCGGCGGGAGCGGCGCGATCGCGACCAGGGCTACGACCTGGTGGGCGGCATTGCCGTCATCCACGTCACCGGGACCCTGGTCCAGAAGCTCGGCACCCTCCGGCCCTACTCCGGGATGACCGGCTACGACGGGATCCGGGCGGCGCTCCTGGCCGCACTCCAGGACCCGGACGTGAAGGCGATCGCCTTCAACATCGACAGCCCGGGCGGCGAGGTCGCCGGGTGCTTCGACCTGGTCGACGTCGTCTACGGGCTGCGCGGCGAGAAGCCGATGTGGGCCATCCTGGACGAGAACGCCTTCTCGGCCGCCTACGCCCTGGCCAGTGCCTGCGACCGCATCACCGTGCCCCGCACCGGCGGCACGGGCAGCATTGGCGTCATCGGCATGCACGTCGACATGTCCCAGGCGCTGGGCAAGGCCGGCATCACCGTCACCATGATCCGGTACGGCGAGCACAAGGCCGAGGGGAACCCCTACGAGCCCCTGAGCAAGGACGCCCTCGGCCGCATGCAGGCCGACATCGACACGATGGGCGAGCTGTTCATCGACACCGTGGCGCGGAACCGGGGCCTGAAGGCCTCCGAGGTCCGGGCCACGAAGGCCGGCACCTTCCTCGGCCCCGCCGGGCTGAGGGTGGGCCTCGCGGACGCGGTCGCGTCCCCCGGCGCCGCCTTCCGCGCCCTCTTCAACACCCTCTGA
- a CDS encoding head decoration protein produces the protein MPSAPVLSEGFYPGHFLVSQANGFRSRDTITVQNQTGAAVTLQAGTVLAKLSATGNYVPYDNVGSDGSEVASAILYATVTVPANGSKRGAAVTRAAEVNASELLWDASVDATGRTAGLADLLAVAIVAR, from the coding sequence ATGCCCAGCGCACCCGTCCTCTCCGAGGGCTTCTACCCCGGCCATTTCCTGGTCTCCCAGGCGAACGGCTTCCGCTCCCGCGACACCATCACGGTGCAGAACCAGACCGGCGCCGCCGTCACGCTGCAGGCCGGCACCGTCCTCGCCAAGCTGAGCGCGACCGGGAACTACGTCCCCTACGACAACGTCGGCTCCGACGGCAGCGAGGTGGCCTCCGCCATCCTCTACGCGACCGTCACGGTGCCGGCGAACGGCTCGAAGCGCGGAGCCGCCGTCACCCGGGCGGCGGAGGTGAACGCCTCCGAGCTGCTCTGGGACGCGAGCGTGGACGCGACCGGCCGCACCGCCGGGCTCGCCGACCTCCTGGCCGTGGCCATCGTCGCCCGCTGA
- a CDS encoding major capsid protein, translating to MSILNVFKADAFSTVEMTAAVERTPFKPQGLGTLGIFEDKPIRTTALAVEERNGVLVIVPTSERGTAPTQRKTEKRKMRYFEVPRLAHADTIFASELQGIREFGEETVLMQVQTEVARRVAGPTGLTSNMEYTWERHRLGAVQGKLLDADGSVLYDWFDEFGVIQPDEIAFDLKGASTAGTLRKKCAGVVRAMQRASQGAWTPGTRVHAIAGDAFWDDLVSHPDVVQTYANWNAAVELRGGTAFSSMPFGDIDWQNYRGSDDNSAIAVAPNEVKFFPVGAPGVFQRALAPGESFQWLNTLGKPVYIQMVFDKDRDQWVQAEAYSYPLHICTRPEMLQRGRRGA from the coding sequence ATGAGCATTCTGAACGTCTTCAAGGCCGATGCCTTCTCCACCGTGGAGATGACCGCGGCTGTCGAGCGCACTCCCTTCAAGCCCCAGGGCCTCGGCACGCTGGGCATCTTCGAGGATAAGCCGATCCGCACCACGGCGCTCGCCGTGGAGGAGCGCAACGGCGTCCTCGTCATCGTGCCGACCTCCGAGCGCGGCACGGCGCCGACGCAGCGCAAGACGGAGAAGCGCAAGATGCGCTACTTCGAGGTGCCGCGCCTGGCGCACGCCGACACGATCTTCGCCTCCGAGCTGCAGGGCATCCGCGAGTTCGGCGAGGAGACGGTGCTGATGCAGGTGCAGACCGAGGTGGCGCGGCGCGTGGCCGGCCCCACGGGGCTGACCTCCAACATGGAGTACACCTGGGAGCGGCACCGCCTCGGCGCCGTCCAGGGCAAGCTGCTCGATGCGGACGGGTCGGTCCTCTACGACTGGTTCGACGAGTTCGGGGTAATCCAGCCCGACGAGATCGCCTTCGACCTGAAGGGCGCCAGCACGGCCGGGACCCTGCGGAAGAAGTGCGCCGGGGTGGTGCGGGCGATGCAGCGCGCCTCCCAGGGTGCCTGGACGCCGGGTACCCGGGTGCACGCGATCGCCGGCGACGCCTTCTGGGACGACCTGGTCAGCCACCCGGACGTGGTGCAGACCTACGCCAACTGGAACGCGGCCGTGGAGCTGCGGGGCGGCACCGCCTTCTCCTCCATGCCCTTCGGCGACATCGACTGGCAGAACTACCGCGGCTCCGACGACAACTCCGCGATCGCGGTTGCGCCGAACGAGGTGAAGTTCTTCCCCGTCGGCGCGCCGGGCGTCTTCCAGCGCGCGCTCGCACCGGGCGAGAGCTTCCAGTGGCTCAACACCCTCGGCAAGCCGGTCTACATCCAGATGGTCTTCGACAAGGATCGGGACCAGTGGGTGCAGGCGGAGGCCTACTCCTACCCGCTGCACATCTGCACCCGCCCGGAGATGCTCCAGCGCGGCCGCCGCGGCGCCTGA
- a CDS encoding DUF2635 domain-containing protein, giving the protein MIYVIPREGTLVPDPVLHDFLPPEGRWVERTEHWVRILRDQDAREGEPPEAEASVTPAPEPVPDTPDEPAPEAVFTPPPADEEHPA; this is encoded by the coding sequence ATGATCTACGTCATCCCGCGGGAGGGCACGCTCGTGCCCGACCCGGTGCTGCACGACTTCCTGCCGCCCGAGGGCCGCTGGGTCGAGCGCACCGAGCACTGGGTCCGGATCCTGCGCGATCAGGATGCCCGCGAGGGCGAGCCTCCGGAGGCCGAGGCCTCCGTCACCCCGGCCCCGGAGCCGGTCCCCGATACCCCCGATGAGCCCGCCCCGGAGGCGGTCTTCACCCCGCCCCCGGCGGACGAGGAGCACCCCGCCTGA
- a CDS encoding phage tail protein, producing the protein MDGFTQIPANLRTTLFYAEMDNSAGNSNTAGSLRTLIIGQKNAAADIAPGVRVPLENVPWIQARAGRGSMLALQAEAYRKRDTTGETHVLPLADNGAGVAATGTITVTAVATAAGTDSLYIAGRRVQYAVAPAMTLPQIAAAIAAAVNAAGDLPVTAAAAAAVVTLTARHKGEVGNDIQVVRNFLGSAGGEVAPAGLAMTIAAMSGGTANPDLVTALANLNDEAFEFYVLPYLDTTSLNALRAHIDARWSWDKMLYGGAFAALRATLSQALTFAGNRNDQYLVTLPFNGSPSFAPLVSASLAGACAASIRANPGIPLHGLPVDMLPPSSDLRFGVGDRNTLVNNGMGASVVQADGSVLTDTLVTGYRLNGQGAPDDSYMYPERLYCIAAAIRRLKNGITSRFGRCVLVDDAQKPRPGTRRISRLIIRDFLLSEYRAMQDEGLVQQYSRFAEALDVQRNSSNRCRVDGLLPIIPVDQFRQFAARVQFRQSTGN; encoded by the coding sequence ATGGACGGCTTCACGCAGATCCCGGCCAACCTCCGCACGACCCTCTTCTACGCGGAGATGGACAACTCGGCGGGCAACTCCAACACCGCCGGCAGCCTCCGCACCCTCATCATCGGCCAGAAGAACGCGGCGGCCGACATCGCCCCGGGCGTCCGGGTGCCGCTGGAGAACGTGCCCTGGATCCAGGCGCGCGCCGGGCGCGGGTCCATGCTGGCCCTTCAGGCCGAGGCCTATCGCAAGCGGGACACCACGGGGGAGACCCATGTGCTGCCGCTGGCCGACAACGGCGCCGGCGTCGCCGCCACGGGCACCATCACCGTCACCGCGGTTGCGACGGCCGCCGGCACGGACAGCCTCTACATCGCCGGGCGCCGGGTGCAGTACGCAGTCGCGCCTGCCATGACGCTCCCCCAGATCGCGGCAGCGATCGCCGCCGCGGTGAACGCCGCCGGCGACCTGCCGGTGACGGCCGCCGCGGCCGCCGCTGTCGTGACCCTGACCGCCCGCCACAAGGGCGAGGTCGGCAACGATATCCAGGTGGTCCGGAACTTCCTCGGCTCCGCCGGCGGCGAGGTGGCCCCGGCGGGCCTGGCGATGACGATCGCGGCGATGTCCGGTGGCACCGCCAACCCGGACCTGGTCACGGCGCTGGCCAACCTGAACGACGAGGCCTTCGAGTTCTACGTCCTGCCCTACCTGGACACGACGAGCCTGAACGCGCTGCGCGCCCACATCGACGCGCGCTGGTCCTGGGACAAGATGCTCTACGGCGGTGCCTTTGCGGCCCTCCGCGCCACCCTTTCCCAGGCGCTGACCTTCGCCGGCAACCGCAACGACCAGTACCTGGTGACGCTGCCCTTCAACGGGTCGCCGTCCTTCGCGCCGCTGGTCTCGGCCAGCCTCGCCGGGGCCTGCGCGGCGAGCATCCGGGCGAACCCGGGGATCCCGCTTCACGGCCTGCCGGTGGACATGCTGCCGCCGAGCTCGGACCTCCGCTTCGGGGTGGGGGACCGCAACACCCTCGTGAACAACGGCATGGGCGCTTCGGTCGTGCAGGCCGACGGCTCGGTCCTGACGGACACGCTGGTCACCGGCTACCGCCTGAACGGGCAGGGTGCGCCGGACGACAGCTACATGTACCCCGAGCGGCTCTACTGCATCGCCGCCGCCATCCGCCGCCTGAAGAACGGCATCACCAGCCGCTTCGGCCGCTGCGTGCTGGTGGACGACGCGCAGAAGCCCCGGCCCGGCACCCGCCGGATCAGCCGCCTCATCATCCGCGACTTCCTGCTGAGCGAGTACCGCGCCATGCAGGACGAGGGGCTGGTGCAGCAGTACAGCCGCTTCGCCGAGGCGCTCGACGTCCAGCGGAACAGCTCCAACCGCTGCCGCGTGGACGGGCTGCTGCCGATCATCCCGGTGGACCAGTTCCGCCAGTTCGCTGCCCGCGTGCAGTTCCGCCAGTCCACGGGAAACTGA
- a CDS encoding phage tail tube protein, giving the protein MAFDTDALAGTAFLTVDGLALPVVSGTGYSTSTHEREPMMGMDGFHGWKLKPKTGHIKAVVRNIAGISSEEYLNMAGVSVSLELTNGKRATGNDMACVGAIDVDGDEQTIELRFEGPQVTEA; this is encoded by the coding sequence ATGGCCTTCGATACGGACGCCCTTGCGGGTACCGCCTTCCTGACCGTGGACGGCCTCGCGCTGCCCGTGGTCAGCGGCACCGGCTACAGCACCTCGACGCACGAGCGCGAGCCGATGATGGGCATGGACGGCTTCCACGGCTGGAAGCTCAAGCCCAAGACCGGCCACATCAAGGCCGTGGTGCGCAACATCGCCGGCATCTCGTCCGAGGAGTACCTCAACATGGCCGGCGTGTCGGTCTCGCTCGAGCTGACGAACGGCAAGCGGGCCACCGGCAACGACATGGCCTGCGTCGGCGCGATCGACGTCGACGGTGACGAGCAGACCATCGAGCTCCGCTTCGAGGGTCCCCAGGTGACGGAGGCCTGA
- a CDS encoding phage tail tip lysozyme → MATASAGALSVAITAQDGYSRPVARMVGSTLQLGGAVKRLGGDIGRGLGLDRLRNQARGVADTIGAIVPPLSAITAAGTITGVYRLADGWARTGAELGRLSQRAGASVRQVASLQAAAKIAGASGEDMAQGLVSLGDAVTDAVGGRDDTAAAYFRMLGIQMRDASGRARGAADILPEVADGLQRIGDPALQARVMGALRLPPGLIPALSGGRRGLRELQAEAERYGATNEEGARAARQFEEAQAKLTLAGQGLANTLAARLAPSMVPLIDGAREWVVTNREWIGLKVGEAVTGMARGFAAVPWTEIGQGIQTVGNGLRWIHENVVSLETVGTVLAGAMAAKWTLAILGLTARVTGLAAAYKAATWAASRLARTSLPAAAAGAAAAAPAAAAAAAPAAAGAAGAAAPAVAAGAAGASATAAGLSRPLLLGAGLGAAAAIAAAVAGVERTGQMWRESGAATPEAQAARRGRMGRRGTAGGFYGAEDAREPTPQDDAERGWEAWRQVGERLGMYFGVLNRPERTTGLASGPDRRRAQDDDGAQRRAYGGEEATARQRTAFDRLKGHGWTEEQAAGILANLRHESGRGLDNAAVGDSGKAYGIAQWHPDRQENFRRWAGKPIQGSSLEEQIDFINYELTQGAERRAGNLLRRQTTAAGAGQVTSLYYERPRGRLGEANARGDTAAGMLPQLRGGGAAAAAAPPPASPPPPRSTLPATGTPSPAAAPVGRQQIDLRVRVEGDRPATVTARSEDGQVRVVRPDLGAVP, encoded by the coding sequence ATGGCCACGGCCTCCGCCGGCGCGCTGAGCGTCGCCATCACGGCGCAGGACGGCTACTCGCGCCCCGTCGCCCGGATGGTGGGCTCGACCCTCCAGCTGGGCGGCGCGGTCAAGAGGCTGGGCGGGGACATCGGCCGGGGCCTCGGCCTCGACCGCCTCCGCAACCAAGCGCGGGGCGTGGCCGACACCATCGGCGCCATCGTCCCCCCGCTCTCCGCTATCACCGCCGCCGGCACCATCACCGGCGTCTATCGTCTGGCCGATGGCTGGGCACGCACCGGTGCCGAGCTCGGCCGCCTGTCGCAGCGCGCGGGCGCCTCGGTGCGCCAGGTTGCCTCCCTGCAGGCCGCCGCCAAGATCGCGGGCGCCTCGGGCGAGGACATGGCTCAGGGCCTCGTCAGCCTCGGTGATGCGGTCACGGACGCCGTGGGCGGCCGGGACGACACCGCCGCGGCCTACTTCCGCATGCTCGGGATTCAGATGCGCGACGCCTCCGGGCGCGCGCGCGGCGCGGCCGACATCCTGCCGGAGGTCGCTGACGGCCTGCAGCGGATCGGCGATCCCGCCCTGCAGGCACGTGTCATGGGGGCCCTGCGGCTCCCGCCTGGCCTGATCCCCGCCCTCTCCGGCGGCCGCCGTGGTCTCCGCGAGCTGCAGGCGGAGGCCGAGCGCTACGGCGCCACGAACGAGGAGGGGGCCCGCGCCGCCCGCCAGTTCGAGGAGGCCCAAGCCAAGCTCACCCTGGCCGGGCAGGGGCTGGCGAACACGCTGGCCGCCCGGCTCGCGCCCTCCATGGTCCCCCTGATCGACGGCGCCCGCGAGTGGGTGGTGACGAACCGCGAGTGGATCGGCCTGAAGGTCGGGGAGGCCGTCACGGGCATGGCCCGGGGCTTCGCGGCCGTGCCCTGGACCGAGATCGGGCAGGGCATCCAGACCGTCGGCAACGGCCTCCGCTGGATCCACGAGAACGTGGTCAGCCTCGAGACCGTCGGGACCGTGCTGGCCGGCGCCATGGCGGCGAAGTGGACTCTCGCGATCCTCGGGCTCACCGCCCGCGTCACGGGCCTAGCCGCCGCCTACAAGGCCGCGACCTGGGCAGCCAGCCGCCTGGCCCGCACTTCCCTCCCCGCAGCCGCTGCAGGCGCCGCCGCTGCCGCCCCGGCCGCTGCCGCCGCCGCCGCCCCGGCTGCCGCCGGCGCCGCTGGTGCTGCCGCCCCAGCTGTCGCAGCTGGCGCGGCCGGCGCCTCTGCAACCGCCGCCGGTCTCTCCCGGCCGCTCCTCCTCGGGGCTGGGCTCGGCGCCGCCGCGGCAATTGCGGCCGCCGTGGCCGGTGTCGAGCGCACCGGGCAGATGTGGCGTGAGAGCGGCGCGGCGACGCCCGAGGCCCAGGCCGCCCGCCGCGGCCGGATGGGCCGGCGTGGTACGGCCGGTGGCTTCTACGGGGCCGAGGACGCCCGGGAGCCCACGCCGCAGGACGACGCGGAACGTGGCTGGGAGGCTTGGCGCCAGGTCGGCGAGCGGCTCGGCATGTACTTCGGCGTCCTGAACCGCCCGGAGCGCACCACCGGCCTTGCATCCGGCCCGGATCGGCGCCGCGCGCAGGATGACGACGGCGCTCAGCGCCGGGCCTACGGGGGCGAGGAGGCCACAGCGCGGCAGCGCACCGCTTTCGACCGCCTGAAGGGGCATGGCTGGACCGAAGAGCAGGCCGCAGGGATCCTGGCCAACCTCCGCCACGAGAGCGGCCGCGGCCTGGACAACGCGGCCGTGGGCGACAGCGGCAAGGCCTACGGCATCGCGCAGTGGCACCCGGACCGCCAGGAGAACTTCCGGCGCTGGGCAGGCAAGCCGATCCAGGGCAGCTCCCTCGAGGAGCAGATCGACTTCATCAACTATGAGCTGACCCAGGGGGCGGAGCGTCGTGCCGGCAACCTGCTCCGCCGTCAGACGACGGCTGCCGGCGCGGGCCAGGTGACCTCGCTCTACTACGAGCGGCCCCGGGGCAGGCTGGGCGAAGCGAATGCCCGCGGCGACACCGCCGCCGGCATGCTGCCCCAGCTGCGCGGCGGGGGCGCCGCCGCCGCGGCGGCACCCCCGCCTGCCTCGCCCCCCCCGCCCCGGTCCACCCTGCCTGCCACGGGCACGCCGTCGCCCGCCGCAGCCCCGGTGGGGCGGCAGCAGATTGACCTCCGTGTCCGCGTGGAGGGCGATCGCCCCGCCACGGTCACCGCACGCAGCGAGGACGGGCAGGTGCGGGTCGTGCGTCCGGACCTGGGAGCCGTGCCATGA
- a CDS encoding DNA circularization N-terminal domain-containing protein has protein sequence MSWLEDLRPASWRGLPFGVLEASGRFGRSLAVHDFAFRDSVEIEDLGRAGRRFRIIGFLAGDDAISREAAMIEAIEQEGEGELVHPTLGSLTVKGQELETSWRWDEGGVCECAFFFLEEGKGGTLGGLAGLEDLGATVEKWAGELDLASVTDFARSAGDALKQGVDVVRQAQSTVRGWMSTANGLIGDARSALGAVGAVVPGLDKTLGRFASGLRNPLSTVTRTFSSVDGALSRLSSARAGVTRGVARVSALLDKL, from the coding sequence ATGAGCTGGCTGGAAGATCTCCGCCCCGCTTCCTGGCGGGGCCTGCCCTTCGGCGTGCTGGAGGCGTCCGGCCGGTTCGGCCGCAGCCTCGCCGTCCACGACTTCGCCTTCCGCGATTCCGTGGAGATCGAGGACCTCGGCCGCGCCGGCCGCCGCTTCCGCATCATCGGCTTCCTGGCGGGCGACGACGCGATCTCCCGCGAGGCGGCGATGATCGAGGCCATCGAGCAGGAGGGGGAAGGCGAGCTCGTCCACCCCACGCTCGGCAGCCTGACCGTCAAGGGCCAGGAGCTCGAGACCTCCTGGCGCTGGGACGAGGGCGGGGTCTGCGAGTGCGCCTTCTTCTTCCTGGAGGAAGGCAAGGGCGGCACGCTCGGCGGCCTCGCCGGCCTCGAGGACCTCGGCGCGACCGTCGAGAAGTGGGCCGGCGAGCTCGACCTCGCCTCGGTCACCGACTTCGCCCGCTCGGCCGGCGACGCCCTCAAGCAGGGGGTGGACGTCGTTCGCCAGGCGCAGAGCACGGTCCGGGGCTGGATGTCGACGGCCAACGGGCTGATCGGCGACGCCCGCAGCGCGCTCGGCGCCGTCGGGGCCGTGGTGCCTGGCCTGGACAAGACGCTCGGGCGTTTCGCGTCCGGGCTCCGGAACCCCCTCAGCACTGTCACGCGGACCTTCTCCAGCGTCGACGGCGCGCTCTCGCGGCTCTCGAGCGCCCGCGCCGGGGTCACCCGGGGCGTGGCGCGCGTCTCCGCCCTCCTGGACAAGCTGTGA
- a CDS encoding phage baseplate assembly protein: MAADDLSLLIDGVEYIGWQEVRVTRGLERTPPDFDLKVFDRGNPAIVIAKPGKPCVVRLGSDTVITGYVNRYRPGVNKSTGSRRTVSGRGKTQDLVDCSAYLRGIANQISNATTRAVIERLCGLHGLQVEARDGDGAVVPQFNVILTERSWDIIDRVARHSEFLAYEGPDGRLVLTKLGKDRHASGFREGINVEDADVAFSDDQRYSLYEAVYMPTETLGDVAQASASSDYNLRARATDRTIGTDRPGTGERFRPLILIAETMQNGVDIAERRVRWERARRIGRSQALTIVVPSWRDAAGRLWEPGYRVPVHVPSCHVVDAEWVISEVTYRKGRDGTFADVTVMPEDAFLPEPVLLSPFDWQVQQTLDQDRILRDGGAQRTSGTGPGV; encoded by the coding sequence ATGGCCGCCGACGATCTCAGCCTCCTGATCGACGGGGTGGAGTACATCGGCTGGCAGGAGGTCCGCGTGACGCGCGGCCTCGAGCGCACCCCGCCCGACTTTGACCTGAAGGTCTTCGACCGGGGCAACCCCGCGATCGTCATCGCCAAGCCCGGCAAGCCGTGCGTGGTGCGGCTCGGCAGCGACACCGTCATTACCGGCTACGTCAACCGGTATCGGCCCGGGGTGAACAAGAGCACGGGCTCGCGGCGCACCGTCAGCGGCCGCGGCAAGACGCAGGACCTGGTGGACTGCTCCGCCTACCTGCGGGGCATCGCCAACCAGATCAGCAACGCCACCACCCGCGCCGTCATCGAGCGCCTCTGCGGCCTGCACGGGCTGCAGGTGGAAGCGCGCGACGGGGACGGGGCCGTGGTGCCCCAGTTCAACGTCATCCTCACCGAGCGCAGCTGGGACATCATCGACCGCGTGGCGCGGCACTCCGAGTTCCTCGCCTACGAGGGGCCGGACGGGCGCCTGGTGCTGACGAAGCTCGGGAAGGACCGGCACGCGAGTGGCTTCCGCGAGGGCATCAACGTCGAGGATGCGGACGTCGCCTTCTCCGACGACCAGCGGTACAGCCTCTACGAGGCGGTCTACATGCCGACCGAGACGCTGGGCGACGTAGCCCAGGCCTCTGCCTCCTCCGACTACAACCTCCGCGCCCGTGCCACGGACCGCACCATAGGGACCGACCGGCCCGGCACGGGGGAGCGGTTCCGGCCCCTCATCCTCATCGCCGAGACGATGCAGAACGGGGTGGATATCGCTGAGCGGCGGGTCCGCTGGGAGCGCGCCCGGCGCATTGGACGGTCCCAGGCCCTGACCATCGTCGTGCCGAGCTGGCGCGATGCGGCCGGGCGCCTCTGGGAGCCGGGCTACCGGGTGCCGGTGCATGTGCCGAGTTGCCACGTGGTCGATGCGGAGTGGGTGATTTCCGAGGTCACCTATCGCAAGGGCCGGGACGGTACCTTCGCCGATGTGACAGTGATGCCGGAGGACGCCTTCCTGCCGGAGCCGGTGCTCCTCTCGCCCTTCGACTGGCAGGTCCAGCAGACCCTGGACCAGGACCGCATCCTCCGGGACGGCGGCGCGCAACGCACGAGCGGGACAGGACCAGGGGTGTGA
- a CDS encoding phage baseplate assembly protein, with protein sequence MSGTVERLYGRMMSIVGIARLTASQAMGGKGVRRYQARFDGDEIRDGTPALQQYGVASRAKVGADALVVFLGGNRSSGIIIAVNDRRFQLELEEGEVALHDDTGQKVHLTRAGLVLDGGGKPVTIQNAPKVTADTPELHCTGRITADGDVTAGTVSLQQHQHRGVQSGGGQSGPPVT encoded by the coding sequence GTGAGCGGCACGGTCGAGCGCCTCTACGGGCGGATGATGTCGATCGTCGGCATCGCCCGCCTGACGGCCTCACAGGCCATGGGCGGGAAGGGGGTCCGGCGGTACCAGGCCCGCTTCGACGGGGACGAGATCCGCGACGGCACGCCGGCGCTGCAGCAGTACGGCGTCGCGTCGCGCGCCAAGGTCGGAGCGGACGCGCTGGTCGTGTTCCTCGGCGGCAATCGCTCCTCGGGCATCATCATCGCGGTGAACGACCGGCGCTTCCAGCTGGAGCTGGAAGAGGGCGAGGTCGCGCTCCACGACGACACCGGCCAGAAGGTCCACCTGACCCGCGCGGGCCTGGTGCTGGACGGCGGCGGCAAGCCCGTCACCATCCAGAACGCGCCGAAAGTCACCGCTGACACGCCGGAGCTGCACTGCACCGGCCGGATCACCGCCGACGGCGACGTCACCGCGGGGACAGTCAGCCTCCAGCAGCACCAACACCGGGGCGTCCAGTCCGGCGGAGGCCAGTCCGGCCCGCCCGTGACGTAG
- a CDS encoding phage GP46 family protein: MDGDVAIVWDEERTQGDWQLTGNGELLTAPQLETAVLVSLFTDTRADENDALPAGTTDPRGWWGNALGEPIGSKLWLLRRAAHLPDTLRRAERYIREALAWLVEDELAARIEVETRWVGATRMAASITIHQGEGREAALRAEWAWQGI, translated from the coding sequence ATGGACGGCGACGTCGCGATCGTCTGGGACGAGGAGCGCACCCAGGGGGACTGGCAGCTGACCGGCAACGGCGAGCTGCTGACCGCGCCCCAGCTGGAGACGGCGGTCCTGGTCTCCCTCTTCACCGACACCCGGGCTGACGAGAACGATGCTCTCCCGGCAGGAACCACGGATCCTCGCGGCTGGTGGGGCAACGCCCTCGGCGAGCCCATCGGCTCGAAGCTCTGGCTGCTGCGGCGCGCGGCGCACCTGCCGGACACCCTCCGGCGGGCCGAGCGGTACATCCGCGAGGCCCTGGCCTGGCTGGTGGAGGACGAGCTCGCCGCCCGCATCGAGGTCGAGACCAGGTGGGTAGGCGCCACCCGCATGGCCGCCTCCATCACCATCCACCAGGGCGAGGGCCGCGAGGCTGCCCTGAGGGCCGAATGGGCCTGGCAGGGGATCTGA